One genomic region from Haloferax litoreum encodes:
- a CDS encoding PAS domain S-box protein has product MDDTPLDTYDARAIATAYLGFGAIGILGGELVLSTLFGTQMASPSAIGKGLLFVVVSSLFVGFLVNRKNERIAQQQASVRTSLEKLENIVSASPIPIVSVTPDRRVTRWNEAATETFGWTRDEVLGAQLPSVASDRQVGVEEILEQTTREDGLSNVEIELERRDGTVGEFLLSTALIRNRDGDVVELVGVLVDTTEQKHRERRLREFEMAVEQAGHAIYLTDPDGTITYVNPAFEDITGFTRCEAVGETPHILKSGEMDDSYYDELWATIESGETWQERIIDQRKSGELYTAVQTIAPIQRDDEIVGYVAIQSDITDAELAQQRLGVLNRMFRHNLRNRMNVIDGYAEMIRNDAEDEDNFHRANNIVTAANELVALAEKAQTVADLLESDGKTRCVTDLVDEVADRARSCHPEATVGVDIEPDVAHLVDNRVGVAVDELVTNALEHGGETVQVDVYRSPVDDARLLIRVSDDGPGLPRGEWDAIERGGETPLEHGTGMGLWLVHWVVTKAGGSTQLDTTPLGGAAVTLKLPIDDGSGEESDDDTELHVES; this is encoded by the coding sequence ATGGACGATACCCCACTCGACACATACGACGCGCGTGCGATTGCAACCGCGTACTTGGGGTTCGGTGCAATCGGAATATTGGGTGGTGAACTCGTCCTCTCGACGCTCTTCGGGACACAGATGGCGTCGCCGTCGGCGATTGGAAAGGGACTGTTGTTCGTCGTCGTCTCCAGTCTGTTCGTCGGGTTCCTCGTGAACCGGAAGAACGAGCGGATTGCACAGCAACAGGCGTCTGTCCGGACGTCGTTAGAGAAGTTGGAGAACATCGTGTCAGCGTCGCCGATTCCGATTGTCTCGGTCACGCCCGACAGGCGGGTGACTCGGTGGAACGAGGCGGCCACCGAGACGTTCGGCTGGACGCGAGACGAGGTTCTGGGTGCACAACTCCCGAGTGTGGCGAGCGACCGTCAGGTGGGCGTCGAGGAGATTCTCGAACAGACGACGCGAGAAGACGGTCTCTCGAACGTCGAAATCGAGTTGGAGCGCCGCGATGGGACGGTCGGTGAGTTCCTGCTCTCGACGGCACTGATTCGCAACCGGGACGGGGACGTGGTCGAACTGGTCGGCGTCCTGGTCGACACCACAGAGCAAAAACACAGAGAGCGTCGGCTGAGAGAGTTCGAGATGGCCGTCGAACAGGCGGGCCACGCGATATATCTCACCGACCCAGATGGGACGATTACCTACGTCAACCCGGCGTTCGAAGACATCACGGGATTCACTCGCTGCGAGGCAGTCGGCGAGACGCCTCACATCCTGAAATCCGGTGAGATGGACGACTCGTACTACGACGAGTTGTGGGCCACCATCGAGTCCGGCGAGACGTGGCAAGAACGCATCATCGACCAACGAAAGAGTGGTGAACTCTACACGGCGGTCCAGACCATCGCACCCATCCAACGAGACGACGAAATCGTCGGGTACGTCGCCATCCAGTCGGACATCACCGATGCCGAACTGGCGCAACAGCGACTCGGTGTCCTGAACCGGATGTTCCGGCACAACCTCCGCAATCGGATGAACGTCATCGACGGGTACGCCGAGATGATTCGGAACGACGCCGAAGACGAGGACAACTTCCACAGAGCGAACAACATCGTCACGGCCGCGAACGAACTCGTCGCACTCGCAGAGAAAGCACAGACGGTCGCCGACCTACTCGAGTCCGACGGAAAGACGCGATGCGTCACCGACCTCGTCGACGAAGTGGCCGACCGCGCTCGTTCGTGTCACCCGGAGGCGACGGTCGGAGTCGATATCGAACCGGACGTCGCACACCTCGTCGACAACCGTGTCGGCGTCGCTGTCGACGAACTCGTGACGAACGCCCTCGAACACGGTGGTGAGACGGTTCAAGTCGACGTGTACCGGAGTCCCGTCGACGACGCCAGACTCCTTATCCGAGTGAGTGACGACGGACCGGGCCTCCCACGAGGCGAGTGGGACGCAATCGAACGAGGTGGAGAGACACCACTCGAACACGGGACAGGGATGGGACTGTGGTTAGTCCACTGGGTCGTGACGAAGGCCGGTGGAAGTACACAACTGGACACGACACCGCTTGGAGGTGCGGCAGTGACACTCAAACTGCCAATCGACGACGGGTCAGGCGAGGAGTCCGACGACGACACAGAACTACACGTCGAGTCCTGA
- a CDS encoding type IV pilin — protein MEITKFLTESRAVSPVIGVILMVAITVILAAVIGTFVLGLGDQVSETAPQASFSFEYTNDSVNGDELKITHESGDGIPASQLTVSSTVGFNATDGGGDPPLNSHSFSNFTGVGASDDIAAGTTVTALANSTSDDLGAGTFRIVWTAESGSSSATLQKWTGPRA, from the coding sequence ATGGAAATCACAAAATTCCTCACAGAGTCACGTGCAGTATCACCGGTCATCGGCGTCATTCTGATGGTCGCTATCACCGTCATCCTCGCCGCCGTCATCGGCACCTTCGTACTGGGACTCGGCGACCAGGTCAGTGAGACGGCACCACAGGCGAGTTTCAGTTTCGAGTACACGAACGACAGCGTCAACGGTGACGAGTTGAAGATTACCCACGAGAGTGGCGACGGAATCCCGGCGAGTCAACTCACTGTATCGAGTACGGTTGGGTTCAACGCGACTGACGGCGGCGGTGACCCACCACTCAACTCCCACTCGTTCAGCAACTTCACAGGTGTCGGCGCGAGTGACGACATCGCCGCCGGAACGACGGTGACCGCACTCGCGAACTCCACCAGCGACGACCTCGGCGCAGGTACCTTCCGTATCGTCTGGACCGCCGAATCTGGGTCGTCGTCTGCGACCCTCCAGAAGTGGACCGGTCCACGCGCCTAA
- a CDS encoding DNA-binding protein: MTTDIDATRDRHVCETCGEAYPAERLLVLHRGARHPDILDASEVEAYREAYYEEERQLKSFRIRALGVLVALYFGFLILFILFAS; this comes from the coding sequence ATGACCACGGACATCGACGCGACACGTGACCGCCACGTCTGCGAGACGTGCGGTGAGGCGTATCCGGCCGAGCGACTGCTGGTCCTCCACCGAGGTGCGCGGCATCCCGATATCCTCGATGCCAGCGAAGTCGAAGCGTACCGTGAGGCGTACTACGAGGAAGAACGGCAACTGAAGTCGTTCCGTATTCGAGCCCTCGGCGTCCTCGTCGCACTGTACTTCGGATTCCTCATTCTCTTCATCCTCTTCGCGTCATGA
- a CDS encoding VOC family protein, with protein sequence MTTPTAHHVGLTVGDLDSAVTFYRDVLGLSVLDRFEVGGEAFSTAVGVENATGRFAHLDGGDARIELVEYDPEGDSRDDATLDQPGATHLGLSVDDVDAVVEGLPSHVETLSDPQTTESGTRIVFLRDPEGNLVELLDV encoded by the coding sequence ATGACGACGCCTACTGCACACCACGTCGGTCTCACCGTCGGTGACCTCGACTCGGCAGTGACGTTCTACCGGGACGTTCTCGGCTTGTCGGTCCTCGACCGCTTCGAGGTGGGTGGCGAGGCGTTTTCGACTGCCGTCGGCGTCGAGAACGCTACCGGTCGGTTCGCACATCTCGACGGCGGTGACGCCCGTATCGAACTCGTCGAGTACGACCCGGAGGGTGACTCCCGTGACGACGCGACTCTCGACCAACCCGGTGCGACGCACCTCGGACTCTCTGTCGACGACGTCGACGCCGTCGTCGAGGGCCTGCCTTCGCACGTCGAGACACTTAGCGACCCCCAGACGACCGAAAGTGGCACGCGAATCGTCTTCCTCCGCGACCCCGAGGGGAACCTCGTCGAACTGCTCGACGTCTGA
- a CDS encoding M20 family metallopeptidase, giving the protein MSTSDTTPAVTYLRAHREEIADLVLTLVGYDTQNPPGDTRAVVDWVESFFSNLGIETERVVSDPEKPNLVATLPGSTDQTLLLQGHLDTVPFDADEWTYDPLGEREGDRIYGRGATDMKGAVAAMLAVAKAYVETDTVPESTVVFALVSDEEVAGDAGLPTLLERNPLDADACVIGETTCEDGRYSTTVADRGSIWLTLQASGTSAHGSRPMLGTNAIRCLCRAIDDIESSLHEMQFDLPPVVQAIVDESVEYYEPTFGAAASRALFERPSVNLGVVAGGESVNVVPDVAEAHLDIRLTAGVDTPRVLDTVRDVVSTHDDVEIGDVSWSIGTFEDPDGPLANAVSAVAGDVTGERVFRRSATGGGDAKRLRNTGVPTVEFGLGTNTVHAIDEFTTVDALVGNAEVYARLPGELVCRLDTGTGTFDSTDVGMLNTIIPCGSKSGDDSP; this is encoded by the coding sequence ATGTCGACATCCGACACCACGCCGGCGGTCACGTATCTGCGTGCGCATCGCGAGGAGATTGCAGACCTCGTGCTCACACTCGTCGGGTACGATACGCAGAACCCGCCGGGTGACACGCGAGCGGTCGTCGACTGGGTCGAGTCGTTCTTTTCGAACCTCGGTATCGAGACGGAACGAGTCGTCTCCGACCCCGAGAAACCGAACTTGGTCGCAACACTCCCCGGTTCCACTGACCAGACACTCCTCCTTCAGGGACACCTCGATACGGTCCCGTTCGACGCCGACGAGTGGACGTACGACCCACTCGGTGAGCGCGAAGGCGACCGAATATACGGGCGAGGAGCGACCGATATGAAAGGTGCAGTCGCGGCGATGCTCGCCGTCGCGAAGGCCTACGTCGAAACCGACACCGTCCCCGAATCCACCGTCGTCTTCGCCCTCGTGAGCGACGAAGAAGTCGCAGGCGACGCGGGACTTCCGACGCTCCTCGAACGGAACCCACTCGATGCAGACGCTTGTGTCATCGGTGAAACGACGTGCGAAGACGGTCGGTACTCGACGACGGTCGCAGACCGTGGCAGCATCTGGTTGACGCTCCAGGCGTCCGGAACGTCGGCACACGGGTCGCGACCGATGCTCGGGACCAACGCGATTCGCTGTCTCTGTCGGGCCATCGACGACATCGAGTCCTCACTCCACGAGATGCAGTTCGACCTCCCGCCGGTCGTCCAAGCCATCGTCGACGAGTCCGTGGAGTATTACGAACCCACGTTCGGTGCGGCGGCATCTCGTGCGTTGTTCGAACGACCGTCGGTGAACCTCGGCGTCGTCGCGGGCGGCGAGAGCGTGAACGTGGTCCCCGACGTCGCCGAAGCACACCTCGACATTCGCCTGACGGCGGGTGTGGATACGCCTCGCGTCCTCGACACGGTCCGTGACGTCGTCTCGACCCACGACGACGTGGAGATTGGTGACGTAAGTTGGTCTATCGGGACGTTCGAAGACCCCGATGGCCCGTTGGCGAACGCCGTCTCGGCCGTCGCCGGCGACGTCACTGGCGAGCGAGTGTTCCGTCGAAGTGCCACCGGCGGCGGCGACGCGAAGCGGTTGCGAAACACCGGGGTCCCCACCGTGGAGTTCGGCCTCGGGACGAACACGGTCCACGCAATCGACGAGTTCACGACCGTCGATGCACTCGTCGGGAACGCAGAAGTGTACGCCCGACTACCGGGCGAACTCGTCTGTCGACTCGACACCGGCACCGGGACGTTCGATTCCACAGATGTGGGAATGCTAAACACTATTATCCCCTGCGGTTCCAAATCTGGTGACGATTCTCCATGA
- a CDS encoding aminotransferase class V-fold PLP-dependent enzyme, with protein MTPAELRASIPALDETVYLNTGAHGPSPRRVVDRATQFLEYHEYVSPSEEGPYPTAFDAYEEVREDVAAFLGAETEEIALTQSTTDGINRLATTLDWSPGDVVVRTDLEHPAGILPWRRLKQEGVEVRVVESERGRLDMDQYAEAVQGADLVCFSAVTWNYGTRLPVREMADIARDAGALSLVDAVQAIGQFPVDVREWGADVVAAAGHKWLLGPWGAGYLYVQREVAESLEPHAVGYRGVKEPTSDTMEFEPGAKRFEIGTTNPAPHVALREAMDLNRAIGFDRIERQISTLTAQFVDAVPEGRLVSPPDPESGLVSFTVDDSELAVERLAADGVVVRTIPEPDAVRASFHAFNDESDVEALLAGLDDHW; from the coding sequence ATGACTCCAGCGGAACTCCGTGCGTCTATCCCCGCCCTCGACGAGACAGTCTATCTGAACACCGGTGCCCACGGCCCAAGCCCAAGACGCGTCGTCGACCGGGCGACCCAGTTCCTCGAATACCACGAGTACGTCTCACCATCCGAAGAAGGGCCATATCCGACCGCGTTCGACGCCTACGAGGAGGTTCGAGAGGACGTCGCCGCGTTCCTCGGGGCCGAGACCGAAGAAATTGCGCTGACACAGAGTACGACCGACGGAATCAATCGCCTCGCGACGACGCTCGACTGGTCACCCGGTGATGTGGTCGTCAGAACCGACCTCGAACACCCCGCCGGAATCCTCCCGTGGCGTCGTCTCAAACAGGAGGGCGTCGAAGTCCGCGTCGTCGAGAGCGAAAGGGGACGCCTCGATATGGACCAGTACGCCGAGGCGGTCCAGGGTGCAGACCTCGTCTGTTTCAGCGCCGTGACCTGGAACTACGGGACGCGACTTCCCGTCCGCGAGATGGCCGACATCGCCCGCGACGCCGGTGCACTCTCACTCGTGGACGCAGTGCAGGCAATCGGCCAATTCCCCGTCGACGTACGCGAGTGGGGCGCCGACGTCGTCGCCGCCGCCGGCCACAAGTGGCTTCTCGGCCCGTGGGGTGCCGGCTATCTGTACGTCCAGCGAGAGGTAGCCGAGTCGCTCGAACCACACGCAGTCGGCTATCGCGGTGTGAAAGAACCGACGAGTGATACCATGGAGTTCGAACCCGGTGCCAAACGCTTCGAAATCGGCACCACGAACCCCGCGCCGCACGTCGCACTCCGCGAGGCGATGGACCTCAATCGAGCGATAGGCTTCGACCGCATCGAACGACAGATTTCGACGTTGACGGCGCAGTTCGTGGACGCCGTCCCCGAAGGGAGACTCGTCAGCCCACCCGACCCTGAATCTGGGTTGGTCTCGTTCACCGTGGACGACTCCGAGTTGGCCGTCGAACGACTCGCGGCGGACGGCGTCGTCGTTCGAACGATTCCGGAACCCGACGCTGTTCGAGCGTCGTTCCACGCGTTCAACGACGAATCCGACGTAGAGGCACTGCTCGCTGGACTCGACGACCACTGGTAA
- a CDS encoding DUF4037 domain-containing protein — protein MKNARPTPTIDRPNQVDALRDHLETTLPQFESLPGVVGVTLNGGLARGYGDDLSEIDVTLYLTDDHHDAWMAGRAPIATGITVVDGHLYDIAIERIEAFESGDWSETERWDRSYAEVLFDPDERLADAFEQHLGSPPGLDRAEGLLFDCWWHFELTAGCWIHRGDAVQAHYVLDAAVEPLIKALFAVNDAYLPHDKWLVNLSRSLEWHPDAWETRLQSALASGTGSMDAVTDRRAVIESLWDDIDRYAHGKADEDVPVRMMQRTFYRALARLVDEQRVPYDEWDETFGARLLAMDPFAAVAQVEDDAVSLNADALADLTADEMYDWHYQVVDAVRQRD, from the coding sequence GTGAAGAACGCCCGCCCAACCCCGACAATCGACCGTCCGAATCAGGTCGACGCCCTCCGTGACCACCTCGAAACCACGCTTCCACAGTTCGAATCACTACCGGGCGTCGTTGGCGTGACGCTCAACGGTGGCCTCGCGCGCGGGTACGGTGACGACCTGTCGGAAATCGACGTGACGCTCTATCTCACCGACGACCACCACGATGCGTGGATGGCCGGGCGCGCACCCATCGCCACCGGCATCACCGTCGTCGACGGACATCTGTACGACATCGCTATCGAGCGAATCGAAGCGTTCGAATCTGGCGACTGGTCAGAGACAGAACGGTGGGACCGGTCGTACGCGGAGGTTCTCTTCGACCCCGACGAGAGACTGGCCGATGCTTTCGAGCAGCACCTCGGTTCTCCACCCGGTCTAGACCGTGCCGAGGGACTGCTCTTCGACTGCTGGTGGCACTTCGAACTCACGGCAGGGTGTTGGATACACCGAGGCGACGCGGTGCAAGCGCACTACGTTCTCGACGCCGCAGTCGAACCGCTCATCAAGGCGCTGTTCGCGGTCAACGACGCGTACCTCCCGCACGACAAGTGGCTGGTCAACCTCAGTCGCTCGCTCGAGTGGCACCCAGACGCGTGGGAGACACGGCTACAGTCGGCGCTCGCGTCCGGTACCGGGTCGATGGATGCGGTCACCGACCGCCGTGCCGTCATCGAGTCGCTGTGGGACGATATCGACCGGTACGCGCACGGGAAAGCAGACGAAGACGTTCCGGTCCGGATGATGCAACGGACGTTCTATCGGGCACTCGCTCGTCTCGTCGACGAACAGCGTGTTCCGTACGACGAGTGGGACGAGACGTTCGGCGCTCGATTACTCGCGATGGACCCGTTTGCGGCAGTCGCTCAGGTCGAAGACGACGCCGTCTCGCTGAACGCGGACGCACTGGCCGACCTGACCGCCGACGAGATGTACGACTGGCACTATCAGGTCGTCGACGCAGTGAGACAGCGAGATTAA
- a CDS encoding CPBP family intramembrane glutamic endopeptidase, which translates to MVSADWIRRHRIAAFFLLAYAISWSIEGAVKLAGMEPSWTTWFFEGFLSPLSPVVAAALVLSASGESVRGWLRDILKFRVHPKWYALAIGIPFVITYASGIASWALGGPVDWASFEFDPISIVIGIVLGTLIGGGQEELGWRGFAQPELQERYGAFRAAVVLGILWGGWHLPQFVFPGGMRADWPLALTVSYFVGIVAFSILLAWIYNGSGGSAFLAMLMHGTDNSTQGRVPLDVDLVIVGDVVNWESLVSMYVSHAVITWAVVAIVVAVVGIHLSSGRVEPKHTSGQFED; encoded by the coding sequence ATGGTCTCCGCTGACTGGATTCGGCGACACCGCATCGCCGCGTTCTTCCTCCTCGCCTACGCCATCTCGTGGAGTATCGAAGGTGCAGTGAAACTCGCCGGGATGGAACCCTCGTGGACGACGTGGTTCTTCGAGGGGTTCTTGAGTCCGCTGTCACCCGTCGTCGCCGCCGCACTCGTCCTCTCCGCGAGTGGCGAATCTGTCCGGGGATGGCTGCGCGATATCCTGAAATTCCGCGTCCATCCGAAGTGGTACGCCCTTGCCATCGGCATCCCGTTCGTCATCACCTACGCCTCCGGTATCGCCTCGTGGGCACTCGGTGGACCCGTCGACTGGGCGTCGTTCGAGTTCGACCCCATCTCTATCGTCATCGGCATCGTGCTCGGTACGCTCATCGGCGGCGGACAAGAAGAACTCGGGTGGCGTGGGTTCGCACAACCGGAGTTACAGGAACGTTACGGTGCGTTCCGAGCAGCGGTCGTACTCGGCATCCTGTGGGGCGGGTGGCACCTCCCGCAGTTCGTCTTCCCCGGAGGGATGCGCGCCGACTGGCCCCTCGCGTTGACTGTCTCGTACTTCGTCGGTATCGTCGCGTTCTCCATCCTCCTCGCGTGGATATACAACGGTTCGGGCGGGAGTGCGTTCCTCGCGATGCTCATGCACGGGACGGACAACTCGACGCAGGGCCGCGTTCCCCTCGACGTCGACCTGGTCATCGTCGGCGACGTGGTCAATTGGGAGTCACTCGTGTCGATGTACGTCTCACACGCAGTCATCACGTGGGCCGTCGTCGCCATCGTCGTCGCCGTCGTCGGAATCCACCTCTCTTCGGGGCGAGTCGAACCCAAACACACATCTGGCCAATTCGAGGACTAA
- a CDS encoding ArsR/SmtB family transcription factor, producing the protein MTGNRDQKPEVAFGALGSELRLRILQTLELEAREAERGLTFSELYDRIDVESTSQLSYHLGQLDGAFVRKFDGSYRLTQTGERVVRTVYAGTYTDRPSFEATRVDGVCPHCDDTELVAAFEDPFLALTCRACDGVVARYDLPPAQAADRSPHEILRSCDRRVFHELGMALEGTCPTCGGVMDASTRSRDEPRSDEYAVVASCRRCFNQVYAPVELCVFYHPALVAAYWERGRDATQVRPWEVYTHTREWNLEVVSEEPFEATVETDVGDDVFTVTVTEGALAIDAETMTET; encoded by the coding sequence ATGACCGGCAATCGGGACCAAAAACCCGAAGTGGCGTTCGGCGCACTCGGGAGTGAACTCCGTCTCAGGATCCTTCAGACACTGGAACTCGAAGCACGAGAGGCGGAGCGAGGACTCACATTTTCGGAACTCTACGACCGTATCGACGTCGAGAGCACGTCGCAACTGTCGTACCACCTCGGGCAACTCGACGGCGCGTTCGTCCGCAAGTTCGACGGGTCTTACAGGTTGACACAGACGGGAGAACGTGTCGTCCGAACCGTCTACGCAGGGACGTACACCGACCGTCCGTCGTTCGAGGCAACGCGGGTAGACGGTGTGTGTCCACACTGCGACGACACCGAGTTGGTCGCTGCGTTCGAAGACCCGTTCTTGGCCCTCACGTGTCGAGCGTGCGACGGGGTCGTCGCCCGATACGACCTCCCACCTGCGCAGGCGGCGGACCGGTCGCCACACGAAATCCTCCGGTCCTGTGACCGCCGCGTCTTTCACGAACTCGGGATGGCGCTCGAAGGGACGTGCCCGACGTGTGGCGGCGTGATGGACGCCTCGACACGCTCAAGAGACGAACCGCGTTCGGACGAGTACGCCGTCGTCGCCTCCTGTCGTCGGTGTTTCAATCAGGTGTACGCCCCCGTCGAACTCTGCGTGTTCTATCACCCTGCTCTCGTCGCGGCGTACTGGGAACGGGGGCGAGATGCGACGCAGGTCCGCCCGTGGGAGGTGTACACCCACACGCGCGAGTGGAACCTCGAAGTGGTGTCGGAAGAACCGTTCGAGGCCACCGTCGAGACTGACGTGGGAGACGACGTGTTTACCGTGACCGTCACGGAGGGTGCACTCGCCATCGACGCCGAGACGATGACAGAGACGTAG
- a CDS encoding type IV pilin, protein MDIKTFLSESRAVSPVIGVILMVAITVILAAVIGTFVLGLGDQVSETAPQASFSFDYNSTDDNLTITHESGDGISVDQLNVSVTSDTTYSAVDKNTGADSTFNAGDTIVVDFDGDLEGGDTVRVVWTSESGANSATLQKYTYNN, encoded by the coding sequence ATGGATATCAAGACATTCCTCAGTGAATCCCGTGCAGTCTCCCCAGTCATCGGCGTCATCCTCATGGTCGCCATCACCGTCATCCTCGCCGCCGTCATCGGCACCTTCGTACTGGGACTCGGCGACCAGGTCAGTGAGACGGCACCACAGGCGAGTTTCAGTTTCGACTACAACTCGACCGATGACAACCTGACCATCACCCACGAGAGTGGCGATGGTATCTCGGTGGACCAACTCAACGTGTCGGTCACCTCTGACACCACCTACTCCGCAGTGGACAAGAACACCGGCGCTGACTCCACGTTCAACGCTGGCGACACTATCGTCGTAGACTTCGACGGTGACCTCGAAGGAGGCGACACCGTCCGCGTCGTCTGGACCTCTGAGTCGGGTGCTAACTCTGCGACCCTCCAGAAGTACACCTACAACAACTGA
- a CDS encoding DUF7350 domain-containing protein — translation MRRRDALKALGIGALTATAGCLGGFERQSAWRDPPLVENRPDAVYLPAITEGMKMYGMTKTGPYGVALSYSYPHRFWSVAGSELQKTVVEADDSLHLMASVWDHETGAVLPFDAGVSIELLRDGTLVSEEVAYPMLSQQMGMHYGSNYVLDGEGDYEARVNVGGTSLHRTGSFAGRFETAETATFEFTFDTDELYDVELERLGDEAGTPGAVPAMKMMNMPMGAAPGIGSLPGTHLGRQTSGDAFFDAFVVEDGTQFDADGAYLYVSARTPYNEFILPMMGVRGTVERDGAAIADGERLRRTLDPELGYHYGLPVDSVESGDTVTLTVDVPPQVARHDGYETAFLSFDSMQFEA, via the coding sequence ATGAGACGACGCGACGCCCTCAAGGCCCTCGGAATCGGTGCACTCACCGCGACGGCAGGTTGTCTCGGCGGGTTCGAACGGCAGTCTGCGTGGCGTGACCCGCCACTCGTGGAGAACCGCCCTGACGCAGTGTACCTCCCCGCCATCACGGAGGGCATGAAGATGTACGGGATGACGAAGACGGGGCCGTACGGGGTCGCACTCTCGTACTCCTACCCGCACCGCTTCTGGTCTGTCGCCGGGTCGGAACTACAGAAGACCGTCGTCGAGGCCGACGACTCACTTCACCTCATGGCGTCGGTGTGGGACCACGAGACGGGGGCGGTTCTCCCGTTCGACGCCGGCGTCTCGATAGAACTCCTCCGCGACGGAACCCTCGTGAGCGAAGAAGTCGCCTACCCCATGTTGTCCCAACAGATGGGGATGCACTACGGGTCGAACTACGTTCTCGACGGCGAGGGTGACTACGAGGCGCGCGTGAACGTCGGCGGCACGTCGCTCCACCGGACCGGTTCTTTCGCCGGTCGATTCGAGACGGCGGAGACGGCGACGTTCGAGTTCACCTTCGACACGGACGAACTCTACGACGTCGAACTCGAACGCCTTGGCGACGAGGCGGGCACTCCCGGTGCCGTCCCAGCGATGAAGATGATGAACATGCCCATGGGTGCCGCGCCCGGAATCGGCTCACTCCCCGGAACGCACCTCGGCCGACAGACGAGTGGCGACGCGTTCTTCGACGCCTTCGTCGTCGAGGATGGGACACAGTTCGACGCTGACGGGGCGTACCTCTACGTCTCCGCGCGGACGCCGTACAACGAGTTTATCCTCCCGATGATGGGCGTCCGTGGAACCGTCGAACGAGACGGGGCGGCCATCGCCGATGGCGAACGACTCCGCCGCACGCTCGACCCCGAACTTGGCTATCACTACGGCCTCCCAGTCGATTCGGTCGAGTCCGGCGACACGGTGACGCTCACCGTCGACGTTCCACCGCAAGTCGCCCGCCACGACGGATACGAGACGGCGTTCCTCTCGTTCGACTCGATGCAGTTCGAGGCGTGA